A stretch of Suncus etruscus isolate mSunEtr1 chromosome 9, mSunEtr1.pri.cur, whole genome shotgun sequence DNA encodes these proteins:
- the LOC126018665 gene encoding olfactory receptor 10AG1-like, translating into MRNEEKKAEDNVSMVIQFVLLGFYDLPNLQGLLFTLFSIIYMIILIGNSLLIILTRLDTQLLQKPMYFFLANFSALEICFVSVTMPRMLKNLWTQYRIISKLECATQMCFFHTLGATECFFLATMAYDRYVAVCKPLHYPVVMNHKSCIRLAIAAWISGIPVQIGQTCQVFFLPYCGSNRINHFFCDIPPLIKLACGDTSLNEMCVYLVVVFFVFAPFFLILGSYVKIIFTILKMPSATGRFKAFSTCSSHLIVVLLFFGSISINYLRPKSSHSPLSDKMFSLLYTIMTPLFNPLIYSLRNKDVITALKKLFLRKV; encoded by the coding sequence ATGaggaatgaagagaagaaagcagAAGACAATGTTTCCATGGTGATACAATTTGTCCTACTGGGCTTTTATGACCTTCCTAACCTCCAAGGGCTGCTATTTACATTGTTCTCCATAATTTACATGATAATCTTAATTGGAAATAGTCTCCTTATCATACTTACCAGACTTGACACACAACTACTACAGAAACCCATGTATTTTTTCCTGGCAAATTTTTCTGCATTGGAAATCTGTTTTGTGTCTGTGACTATGCCTAGGATGTTGAAAAACCTGTGGACTCAGTATAGAATCATTTCTAAACTGGAATGTGCCACCCAGATGTGCTTCTTCCATACACTGGGAGCCACTGAATGCTTCTTCCTGGCTACAatggcctatgaccgctatgtggccGTTTGCAAGCCTCTACACTACCCTGTAGTCATGAACCACAAGAGCTGCATCAGATTGGCCATCGCTGCCTGGATCAGTGGAATTCCAGTCCAAATAGGACAGACATGTCAAGTGTTCTTCCTGCCATATTGTGGTTCTAACCGAATCAATCATTTCTTCTGTGACATTCCCCCACTCATCAAGCTGGCCTGTGGGGACACTTCACTTAATGAGATGTGTGTCTATTTAGttgtggtcttttttgtttttgctccttTCTTCCTGATCCTTGGGTCTTATGTCAAAATCATTTTCACCATCCTTAAGATGCCTTCAGCCACAGGTCGGTTCAAAGCCTTTTCCACCTGCTCATCACATCTCATAGTAGTGCTCTTATTCTTTGGGTCAATTTCTATTAATTACTTAAGACCTAAATCTAGCCATTCTCCATTAAGTGATAAAATGTTCTCTCTTTTATATACTATAATGACTCCATTGTTTAATCCCTTGATCTACAGCCTCAGGAACAAGGATGTGATTACAGCACTAAAAAAGCTGTTTCTCAGAAAAGTGTGA